Proteins co-encoded in one Apis mellifera strain DH4 linkage group LG15, Amel_HAv3.1, whole genome shotgun sequence genomic window:
- the LOC408507 gene encoding WD repeat-containing protein 44 isoform X2 has product MSGSSDSEEFFDAEDDTFHHNARKNKQRDSISVETQNKDISESSKKMDDDDVFVKPAQPKPIVEPKEHVMIECIVNKDKNEENGKDSSTDKTIGRRRFRELRQRMQTEDDDIAINSSPPDSQTSSIEGVYPTPSKTTHPFRIIEHDTLSLQSMTSLGRVGRILAGVGDSASTTLAPNVTQCPPSAILIRESQMSSIASIPSKDEDTASEPDVIASTKNNGKSNEDITMVGIPVAPPRRKKKSKVQTPSDLAPSTTESALSASPLPSPASTIESITREFEHSLDIRSATKGQYVVKPQDEDKSKAEGPSTEELERVEKMKAELMSVRSSDKSSSPLGSMSNNSIGRYSLGPHKLSGLSPQGSKERRKSAGDQDMVQQLNMFVRTRTDSGKRLTDMEILEQVTVLNLDTGERVPLSIAEDKLPQCINPLSLHIMRLTSEYISNSSLEKEKESDEESVDSKMSSIPPDEDVSVGRVRKKTQKLKRFLGSTVKKTMDKAKSIAQEVSHARHKEDVMDIVDEVYPGEQQYIKLKASNSHKGPYEFSCLQHVQDLSGEHVGPVWCMKFSVCGRLLATAGQDRVLRIWVLRDAFTYFQDMRTKYNAEKVSPTPSQESLVSQQSMEDPNVVASAFSEIEGTKSPFMPKPFCTYTGHTSDLLDVSWSKNYFVLSSSMDKTVRLWHISRKECLCCFQHIDFVTAIVFHPRDDRYFLSGSLDGKLRLWNIPDKKVAVWNEVDGQTKLITAANFCQNGKFAVVGSYDGRCIFYNTDQLKYHTQIHVRSTRGKNSTGRKISGIEPMPGEDKILVTSNDSRIRLYDLRDLNLSCKYKGYVNVSSQIKASFSPDGQYIVSGSENQCIYIWKTHHDYSKFSSVRRDRNDFWEGIKAHNAVVTCAVFAPNPDSIIKQIEEREHWENKEDAKLGSSTVDVPPVDPVVEQRTKGCGGHVLVSADFNGYIKVFLNKTKPKHSSLPASALA; this is encoded by the exons ATGTCTGGAAGCAGCGATtccgaagaattttttgatgCAGAGGATGATACTTTTCATCATAATGCacg GAAAAATAAACAACGTGATTCTATCAGTGTTGAAACACAAAACAAGGATATATCAGAATCATCCAAAAAAATGGATGATGATGATGTTTTTGTGAAACCTGCTCAACCTAAACCAATTGTAGAACCAAAGGAACATGTAATGATAGAATGTATagttaataaagataaaaat gaagaaaatggaaaagattCAAGTACCGATAAAACTATAGGTAGAAGAAGATTTCGTGAACTAAGACAACGTATGCAAACAGAAGATGATGATATTGCGATTAATAGTTCCCCTCCGGATAGTCAAACATCATCAATCGAGGGTGTTTATCCTACTCCTTCAAAGACAACGCATCCATTTAGGATTATAGAACATGATACTCTTAGTTTACAAAGCATGACATCTTTAGGACGAGTGGGGCGAATTTTAGCTGGAGTTGGGGACAGTGCATCTACTACACTTGCACCAAATGTAACCCAGTGTCCCCCTTCTGCCATCCTTATCCGTGAAAGCCAGATGTCCTCCATTGCTAGTATTCCAAGCAAAGACGAGGACACAGCATCTG AACCTGATGTCATCGCTAGTACaaagaataatggaaaatcaaatgaAGATATTACTATGGTTGGAATACCTGTTGCACCACCAAGACgtaaaaaaaagtcaaaagTTCAAACACCTTCTGATCTTGCA cCTTCTACAACGGAATCGGCATTATCAGCGTCACCATTACCAAGTCCTGCGAGTACTATCGAATCCATTACCAGAGAATTTGAACATTCTCTTGATATTCGATCTGCAACGAAAGGACAATATGTTGTTAAACCacaa gaTGAAGATAAGTCGAAAGCCGAAGGCCCGTCAACCGAAGAACTGGAAAGGgtggaaaaaatgaaagctGAATTAATGAGCGTGAGGTCGAGTGACAAATCTAGTAGTCCATTGGGATCCATGTCTAATAACAGTATCGGTCGATATTCTTTAGGTCCTCATAAATTATCAGGTTTAAGTCCGCAAGGTTCGAAAGAAAGACGAAAATCAGCAGGTGATCAAGATATGGTTCAGCAATTGAATATGTTTGTAAGAACAAGAACAGATTCTGGAAAACGTTTGACAGATATG gaaatCTTGGAGCAAGTAACCGTTTTAAACTTGGATACTGGAGAAAGAGTACCATTGAGTATAGCAGAAGATAAATTACCGCAATGTATTAATCCTTTATCGCTTCATATTATGAGACTTACTTcagaatatataagtaattctagtctagaaaaagaaaaggaaagtgaCGAGGAAAGTGTTGATAGTAAAATGTCTAGTATACCACCGGATGAGGATGTATCTGTTGGTAGAGTTCGAAAAAAAACGCAAAAGTTAAAACGATTCTTAGGATCtactgtaaaaaaaacaatggacAAGGCAAAATCTATTGCACAAGAAGTGTCGCATGCAAGACACAAGGAGGATGTTATGGATATAGTAGATGAAGTATATCCTGGCGAACAgcagtatataaaattaaaagcatCTAATAGTCATAAAGGACCGTATGAATTTAGTTGTTTACAGCATGTTCAAGATTTGAGTGGCGAACATGTAGGTCCTGTTTGGTGTATGAAATTTTCAGTTTGCGGACGTTTACTTGCCACTGCGGGACAGGATCGAGTTTTAAGAATTTGGGTTTTGCGGGATGCTTTCACATACTTTCAAGATATGCGAACTAAATACAATGCCGAGAAAGTTAGCCCAACTCCTTCCCAAGAATCTTTAGTTTCACAACAATCTATGGAAGATCCTAATGTTGTGGCTAGTGCCTTTAGTGAAATAGAAGGGACGAAAAGTCCTTTTATGCCAAAGCCTTTTTGCACTTATACCGGGCATACCTCGGATTTGCTTGATGTTTCAtggtcgaaaaattattttgtcttATCATCGTCAATGGATAAAACTGTTCGACTTTGGCATATATCACGAAAAGAATGTTTATGTTGTTTCCAGCATATCGATTTTGTTACAGCAATAGTGTTCCATCCTCGCGATGATCGTTATTTTCTTTCCGGATCGTTGGATGGTAAACTTCGATTGTGGAATATTCCAGATAAGAAGGTGGCTGTATGGAACGAAGTCGATGGGCAAACCAAATTGATCACTGCTGCAAATTTTTGTCAGAATGGAAAATTCGCGGTAGTTGGTTCTTACGATGGCCGATGTATATTTTACAACACGGATCAATTGAAATATCACACGCAAATACACGTTCGATCAACAAGAGGTAAAAATTCAACGGGAAGAAAGATTAGCGGTATTGAACCTATGCCAggtgaagataaaattttggtTACTTCAAACGATAGTCGTATACGATTATACGATCTACGAGATTTAAATCTGTCGTGCAAATACAAAGGTTACGTTAACGTGAGTAGTCAAATTAAAGCAAGTTTCAGCCCGGATGGGCAATATATTGTTAGCGGCTCGGAAAATCAATGcatttatatttggaaaacTCATCatgattattctaaattttcaagCGTACGTAGAGATCGAAATGATTTTTGGGAAGGTATAAAAGCTCATAATGCCGTGGTGACGTGTGCAGTGTTTGCACCGAATCCAGAtagtattattaaacaaattgaaGAGAGAGAACATTGGGAAAATAAAGAGGACGCAAAATTAGGTAGTTCAACCGTAGATGTTCCTCCCGTTGATCCTGTGGTCGAGCAGCGTACTAAAGGCTGTGGTGGACATGTCCTTGTGAGCGCAGATTTCAATGGCTATATAAAggtttttctaaataaaacaaaacctAAACACAGCTCTTTACCAGCATCTGCTCTCGCGTAA
- the LOC410581 gene encoding uncharacterized protein LOC410581 — MRWRIFILTCLLLKGPGCRAEDVEVVEAIPGEDNQRNDNSAVNRQDNDINSSDQLALESLGEKDAGGGGHYGKPGGLRGHPVPLAPSRGLPPHPGRPHHSVAYHGPPPPPPPPKSPSSEAIDKMYATGAGGGLSGSGVGGEPWPAPTPDMPKIVSLDVKCEKSLMKVYLGFDKPFYGIVFSKGHYSNVNCVHLPAGLGRTSVNFEISIHACGTAGNTENGLYGYGAESGSGTYFENIIVVQYDPQVQEVWDQARKLRCTWHDLYEKSVTFRPFPVDMLDVVRADFAGDNVGCWMQIQVGKGPWASEVSGLVKIGQTMTMVLAIKDDDSKFDMLVRNCMAHDGKRAPIQLVDQRGCITRPKLMSRFTKIKNFGASASVLSYAHFQAFKFPDSMEVHFQCTIQICRYQCPEQCSESPLLLESQALLETHHHHHHSHPDSYGLPPPIPLPLEAYLQAAAGRPRDERRRKSREIIPAPQKAVGVNRIIRVVSTGDLTFSIDEAGNGDSGGSTVVFPLSRKEESGSSGSAMICMTTLGFVATLVVLLAVLLFSCVLSTYLCLRLRPFSGKSRKVATYHNGEQSAAKKSARTCFYS, encoded by the exons ATGCGGTGGCGAATCTTCATTCTAACCTGTCTCCTACTAAAGGGG CCGGGATGCCGAGCGGAGGATGTGGAGGTGGTGGAGGCGATCCCAGGCGAGGACAATCAGCGGAACGACAATTCAGCGGTGAACAGGCAGGACAACGACATAAACAGCTCGGACCAATTGGCGTTGGAGTCGTTGGGGGAGAAGGACGCGGGCGGGGGGGGTCATTACGGGAAGCCGGGCGGTCTTCGGGGCCACCCCGTTCCCCTCGCCCCGAGCAGGGGCCTCCCCCCGCACCCGGGCAGGCCGCACCACAGCGTCGCGTACCACGGGCCGCCCCCGCCCCCCCCGCCCCCCAAGAGCCCGTCGTCCGAGGCGATCGACAAGATGTACGCGACGGGGGCCGGGGGCGGCCTGAGCGGCAGCGGGGTCGGCGGCGAGCCGTGGCCAGCCCCGACCCCCGACATGCCCAAGATCGTCTCCCTGGACGTGAAGTGCGAGAAGAGCCTGATGAAGGTTTACCTCGGCTTCGACAAACCGTTCTACGGGATAGTGTTCAGCAAGGGCCACTACAGCAACGTTAATTGCGTCCACTTGCCGGCCGGGTTGGGCCGCACCTCGGTCAACTTCGAGATCAGCATTCACGCGTGCGGCACGGCCGGGAACACGGAGAACGGTTTGTACGGGTACGGGGCCGAGTCCGGGTCCGGCACGTACTTCGAGAACATCATCGTGGTGCAATACGATCCCCAGGTGCAGGAAGTTTGGGACCAGGCGAGGAAGTTGCGGTGCACGTGGCACGACTTGTACGAGAAATCCGTCACGTTTCGCCCGTTCCCGGTCGACATGTTGGACGTGGTCCGAGCGGATTTCGCCGGGGACAACGTGGGCTGTTGGATGCAGATACAGGTGGGGAAGGGGCCGTGGGCGTCCGAGGTCTCGGGCCTGGTCAAGATCGGGCAGACGATGACCATGGTGCTCGCGATCAAGGACGACGACTCCAAGTTCGACATGCTGGTGAGGAATTGCATGGCCCACGACGGGAAACGGGCGCCTATCCAGCTGGTCGACCAGAGGGGTTGCATCACCAGGCCCAAACTCATGTCCCGTTTCACCAAGATAAAGAACTTCGGCGCCTCGGCCTCGGTCCTCTCCTACGCCCACTTCCAGGCATTCAAGTTCCCGGACTCGATGGAGGTCCACTTCCAATGCACCATACAGATATGCCGCTACCAGTGCCCGGAGCAATGCTCCGAGTCGCCCCTTCTGCTCGAGTCCCAAGCCCTCCTCGAgacccaccaccaccaccaccactccCACCCCGATTCCTACGGCCTCCCGCCGcccatccccctccccctcgaggCTTATCTGCAGGCGGCGGCCGGCCGGCCGCGGGACGAGAGGCGGAGGAAGTCCCGCGAGATAATACCGGCTCCCCAGAAGGCGGTGGGGGTGAATCGGATAATACGGGTGGTCTCGACCGGCGATCTAACCTTTTCCATCGACGAGGCGGGCAACGGTGATTCGGGGGGATCGACCGTGGTTTTCCCGCTTTCCCGGAAGGAAGAGAGCGGGTCGAGCGGCTCGGCCATGATATGCATGACAACCCTGGGCTTCGTCGCAACCCTCGTAGTACTCCTGGCcgtcctcctcttctcctgcGTCCTCTCCACCTACCTCTGCCTCCGACTAAGACCGTTCTCAGGGAAATCTAGAAAGGTTGCCACGTACCACAACGGGGAACAAAGCGCGGCCAAAAAGTCCGCCAGGACGTGTTTCTACTCGTAG
- the LOC408507 gene encoding WD repeat-containing protein 44 isoform X1 — MSGSSDSEEFFDAEDDTFHHNARKNKQRDSISVETQNKDISESSKKMDDDDVFVKPAQPKPIVEPKEHVMIECIVNKDKNEENGKDSSTDKTIGRRRFRELRQRMQTEDDDIAINSSPPDSQTSSIEGVYPTPSKTTHPFRIIEHDTLSLQSMTSLGRVGRILAGVGDSASTTLAPNVTQCPPSAILIRESQMSSIASIPSKDEDTASGKVSQSSSILTLSGDILQESSVNSRSNYISHSQNDKTVMLQEPDVIASTKNNGKSNEDITMVGIPVAPPRRKKKSKVQTPSDLAPSTTESALSASPLPSPASTIESITREFEHSLDIRSATKGQYVVKPQDEDKSKAEGPSTEELERVEKMKAELMSVRSSDKSSSPLGSMSNNSIGRYSLGPHKLSGLSPQGSKERRKSAGDQDMVQQLNMFVRTRTDSGKRLTDMEILEQVTVLNLDTGERVPLSIAEDKLPQCINPLSLHIMRLTSEYISNSSLEKEKESDEESVDSKMSSIPPDEDVSVGRVRKKTQKLKRFLGSTVKKTMDKAKSIAQEVSHARHKEDVMDIVDEVYPGEQQYIKLKASNSHKGPYEFSCLQHVQDLSGEHVGPVWCMKFSVCGRLLATAGQDRVLRIWVLRDAFTYFQDMRTKYNAEKVSPTPSQESLVSQQSMEDPNVVASAFSEIEGTKSPFMPKPFCTYTGHTSDLLDVSWSKNYFVLSSSMDKTVRLWHISRKECLCCFQHIDFVTAIVFHPRDDRYFLSGSLDGKLRLWNIPDKKVAVWNEVDGQTKLITAANFCQNGKFAVVGSYDGRCIFYNTDQLKYHTQIHVRSTRGKNSTGRKISGIEPMPGEDKILVTSNDSRIRLYDLRDLNLSCKYKGYVNVSSQIKASFSPDGQYIVSGSENQCIYIWKTHHDYSKFSSVRRDRNDFWEGIKAHNAVVTCAVFAPNPDSIIKQIEEREHWENKEDAKLGSSTVDVPPVDPVVEQRTKGCGGHVLVSADFNGYIKVFLNKTKPKHSSLPASALA; from the exons ATGTCTGGAAGCAGCGATtccgaagaattttttgatgCAGAGGATGATACTTTTCATCATAATGCacg GAAAAATAAACAACGTGATTCTATCAGTGTTGAAACACAAAACAAGGATATATCAGAATCATCCAAAAAAATGGATGATGATGATGTTTTTGTGAAACCTGCTCAACCTAAACCAATTGTAGAACCAAAGGAACATGTAATGATAGAATGTATagttaataaagataaaaat gaagaaaatggaaaagattCAAGTACCGATAAAACTATAGGTAGAAGAAGATTTCGTGAACTAAGACAACGTATGCAAACAGAAGATGATGATATTGCGATTAATAGTTCCCCTCCGGATAGTCAAACATCATCAATCGAGGGTGTTTATCCTACTCCTTCAAAGACAACGCATCCATTTAGGATTATAGAACATGATACTCTTAGTTTACAAAGCATGACATCTTTAGGACGAGTGGGGCGAATTTTAGCTGGAGTTGGGGACAGTGCATCTACTACACTTGCACCAAATGTAACCCAGTGTCCCCCTTCTGCCATCCTTATCCGTGAAAGCCAGATGTCCTCCATTGCTAGTATTCCAAGCAAAGACGAGGACACAGCATCTGGTAAGGTGTCCCAGTCCTCCAGCATCCTTACGTTATCAGGGGATATCCTTCAGGAATCCTCTGTTAACAGTAGGtccaattatatttctcaCTCACAAAATGATAAGACTGTTATGCTTCAAGAACCTGATGTCATCGCTAGTACaaagaataatggaaaatcaaatgaAGATATTACTATGGTTGGAATACCTGTTGCACCACCAAGACgtaaaaaaaagtcaaaagTTCAAACACCTTCTGATCTTGCA cCTTCTACAACGGAATCGGCATTATCAGCGTCACCATTACCAAGTCCTGCGAGTACTATCGAATCCATTACCAGAGAATTTGAACATTCTCTTGATATTCGATCTGCAACGAAAGGACAATATGTTGTTAAACCacaa gaTGAAGATAAGTCGAAAGCCGAAGGCCCGTCAACCGAAGAACTGGAAAGGgtggaaaaaatgaaagctGAATTAATGAGCGTGAGGTCGAGTGACAAATCTAGTAGTCCATTGGGATCCATGTCTAATAACAGTATCGGTCGATATTCTTTAGGTCCTCATAAATTATCAGGTTTAAGTCCGCAAGGTTCGAAAGAAAGACGAAAATCAGCAGGTGATCAAGATATGGTTCAGCAATTGAATATGTTTGTAAGAACAAGAACAGATTCTGGAAAACGTTTGACAGATATG gaaatCTTGGAGCAAGTAACCGTTTTAAACTTGGATACTGGAGAAAGAGTACCATTGAGTATAGCAGAAGATAAATTACCGCAATGTATTAATCCTTTATCGCTTCATATTATGAGACTTACTTcagaatatataagtaattctagtctagaaaaagaaaaggaaagtgaCGAGGAAAGTGTTGATAGTAAAATGTCTAGTATACCACCGGATGAGGATGTATCTGTTGGTAGAGTTCGAAAAAAAACGCAAAAGTTAAAACGATTCTTAGGATCtactgtaaaaaaaacaatggacAAGGCAAAATCTATTGCACAAGAAGTGTCGCATGCAAGACACAAGGAGGATGTTATGGATATAGTAGATGAAGTATATCCTGGCGAACAgcagtatataaaattaaaagcatCTAATAGTCATAAAGGACCGTATGAATTTAGTTGTTTACAGCATGTTCAAGATTTGAGTGGCGAACATGTAGGTCCTGTTTGGTGTATGAAATTTTCAGTTTGCGGACGTTTACTTGCCACTGCGGGACAGGATCGAGTTTTAAGAATTTGGGTTTTGCGGGATGCTTTCACATACTTTCAAGATATGCGAACTAAATACAATGCCGAGAAAGTTAGCCCAACTCCTTCCCAAGAATCTTTAGTTTCACAACAATCTATGGAAGATCCTAATGTTGTGGCTAGTGCCTTTAGTGAAATAGAAGGGACGAAAAGTCCTTTTATGCCAAAGCCTTTTTGCACTTATACCGGGCATACCTCGGATTTGCTTGATGTTTCAtggtcgaaaaattattttgtcttATCATCGTCAATGGATAAAACTGTTCGACTTTGGCATATATCACGAAAAGAATGTTTATGTTGTTTCCAGCATATCGATTTTGTTACAGCAATAGTGTTCCATCCTCGCGATGATCGTTATTTTCTTTCCGGATCGTTGGATGGTAAACTTCGATTGTGGAATATTCCAGATAAGAAGGTGGCTGTATGGAACGAAGTCGATGGGCAAACCAAATTGATCACTGCTGCAAATTTTTGTCAGAATGGAAAATTCGCGGTAGTTGGTTCTTACGATGGCCGATGTATATTTTACAACACGGATCAATTGAAATATCACACGCAAATACACGTTCGATCAACAAGAGGTAAAAATTCAACGGGAAGAAAGATTAGCGGTATTGAACCTATGCCAggtgaagataaaattttggtTACTTCAAACGATAGTCGTATACGATTATACGATCTACGAGATTTAAATCTGTCGTGCAAATACAAAGGTTACGTTAACGTGAGTAGTCAAATTAAAGCAAGTTTCAGCCCGGATGGGCAATATATTGTTAGCGGCTCGGAAAATCAATGcatttatatttggaaaacTCATCatgattattctaaattttcaagCGTACGTAGAGATCGAAATGATTTTTGGGAAGGTATAAAAGCTCATAATGCCGTGGTGACGTGTGCAGTGTTTGCACCGAATCCAGAtagtattattaaacaaattgaaGAGAGAGAACATTGGGAAAATAAAGAGGACGCAAAATTAGGTAGTTCAACCGTAGATGTTCCTCCCGTTGATCCTGTGGTCGAGCAGCGTACTAAAGGCTGTGGTGGACATGTCCTTGTGAGCGCAGATTTCAATGGCTATATAAAggtttttctaaataaaacaaaacctAAACACAGCTCTTTACCAGCATCTGCTCTCGCGTAA